GTCCATGGCCCCGAAGAAATCGGCCTGCTGCGTGATTTCCGCCCGGCGGCGCTGGGCCTCGCGCTCGTCGATGATGCCGGCGTTGAGATCGGCGTCGATGGCCATCTGCCGGCCGGGCATGCCGTCCAAGGCGAACCGCGCGGCCACTTCGCTGATGCGCGTGGCGCCCTTGGTGATCACCACAAACTGGATGAGCACGATGATGGCGAAGATAATCAGGCCGACGACCAGCTTGTCGCCGGCCACGAACTCGCCGAAGCTTTTGACCACGCCGCCCGCGGCCAGCAGACCCTCGTCGGCGGCCCGCGTGAGAATCAAACGGGTGGTGGCCACGTTCAGCACCAGGCGGCCGAGCGTGGTGGCCAGCAGGAGCGAGGGAAAAATACTGAACTCCAGCGGCGTTTTGACGTAGATGGTGGTGAGCAGCATGATCACCGCCACCGTGACATTGGCTGAAAGGAGCACGTCCATGAGCGCAGGCGGCATCGGCACCATAATCACCAGCACGCTGGCGATGATTCCGACTGGCAAGACCAGGTCCGACGAGCGCGCAAGCGACGACGTCAGACCCGGCCGTGGCGGCGCAACGGGGGCCATTCCCAAAAACTCCCTGGGAAGACGCACGATCTCGGCTGAGATCGGATTGGACGTGAACTAGGGCAGAAGAGGGGCGAAAGTTAGTCAAAAGCCGGTTGGCTGTCCAGTCCGTTTCGTTCCCGCACCAGCTTCGCGATCATCAACTCTTCATCCGTGTGCATCACGCGGACGGGCACGCGACTTTCGTCAGCCGAGATTACGGGCTGGCTCGTCTCGTTGCGGCGCCGGTCGAGCGCGATGCCGAGAAAGTCCAACCCCTGGCAGATCATGGCCCGCACCTCGTGGGCGTTCTCGCCGATTCCGCCGGAGAACACCAGGCAGTCGATGCCGCCCAGGGCCGCGGCAAAGGCCCCGATCGTCTTGCGGACGTGATAGCAGAAGACGGCCACGGCTTCGGCCGCCCGTGAATCGCCGGCCCGGCGTGCCAGCAGGTCGCGCATATCGGAACTGGTCTCGGAGAGGCCCAACAGGCCCGAACGGCGGTTGACCATCTCGTGGAACTGGTCGAAGCTCAGCTTTTCCTGCCGGGCGAGGTACAGCACCAGTCCGGGATCGAAGTCGCCCGATCGCGTGCCCATCACCAGACCGGCGGTCGGCGTGAAGGCCATCGTGGTGTCGACGCACTTTCCGCCCGACACGGCCGCCATGCTGGCGCCGTTTCCCAGATGGGCCAGCACAACCCGGCCCTGAGCGGCCGCCGGATCGAGCCGGCCCAGTTCCTCCATAAGAAATGCGTACGACAGCCCGTGAAAGCCGTAGCGGCGAATGCCTTGTTCCGCGTATTTGCGCGGGATGGCCAGCAGACGGGCCTCGGCAGGA
The Pirellulales bacterium genome window above contains:
- a CDS encoding acetate/propionate family kinase, with protein sequence MPDQPVADSPATKGQPHTPAVPVRTLLAINGGSSSIKFALFELAEEPRRWLSGNIDRIGMADGNLKASDQRTNEKTDVPLTAHDHAHAVEQLIAWLGSRLDIASLAAIGHRIVHGGPNLVEPCRIDDAVLEELRRLSPFDPEHLPGEIDLVEAFRKATPQVPQVACFDTAFHRHLPAEARLLAIPRKYAEQGIRRYGFHGLSYAFLMEELGRLDPAAAQGRVVLAHLGNGASMAAVSGGKCVDTTMAFTPTAGLVMGTRSGDFDPGLVLYLARQEKLSFDQFHEMVNRRSGLLGLSETSSDMRDLLARRAGDSRAAEAVAVFCYHVRKTIGAFAAALGGIDCLVFSGGIGENAHEVRAMICQGLDFLGIALDRRRNETSQPVISADESRVPVRVMHTDEELMIAKLVRERNGLDSQPAFD